The Streptomyces sp. NBC_00775 genome includes the window ACGCAGTCGACGACCAGTTCGGGAGCGCCCACGGTCAAGCGGGTGGTCCGGGAGATCCAGTCGCTGCTGCGCTCGGTGGCAGCGGCCGGGGACATCATCGAGGCGGCGGACACCCTCGCCCCGAGCCACCCGGAACTGGCAGAGTTCCTCCGGGTGTACGGCGCCGGTCGTACCTCCGACGCGGTCGCGCACTACCAGTCGCACCAGAGCTGAGCCGAGGATCCGGCCGCTGAGGGAGCGGCGGCCGGGTCCACCGCGAGGAAGGCACCGCAGGAGGGCCGGCGGCCGAGCCGGCCCCGGGGGGAGCCGAAGGGGAGCGTCGTACGACCATGGGTGAGGTCTTCGCCGGACGGTACGAACTGGTCGACCCGATCGGACGCGGGGGAGTCGGTGCGGTCTGGCGCGCCTGGGACCACCGGCGGCGCCGGTATGTGGCCGCCAAGGTGCTGCAACAGAGCGATGCGCACGCACTGCTGCGCTTCGTGCGGGAGCAGGCCCTGCGGATCGACCATCCTCATGTGCTCGCTCCCGCCAGCTGGGCCGCCGATGACGACAAGGTCCTGTTCACCATGGACCTGGTCGCCGGGGGCTCCCTGGTCCACCTGGTCAATGACTACGGCCCGCTGCCTCCTCCTTTCGTCTGCACCCTGCTCGACCAGCTGCTTGCGGGCGTCGCCGCCGTGCACGCCGAGGGGGTTGTGCACCGCGACATCAAGCCCGCCAACGTACTGCTCGAAGCGACCGGCACGGCCCGGCCCCGGCTGCGTCTGTCCGACTTCGGCATCGCCATGCGACTCGGCGAGCCCCGGCTGACGGAGACCAACTACGTGGTGGGAACGCCCGGTTACTTCGCGCCCGAGCAGATGATGGGCGCCGAACCGGACTTCCCCGCCGACCTGTTCGCCGTCGGTCTGGTCGCCCTCTATCTGCTGGAGGGGGCCAAGCCCGATGCCAAGGCGCTGATCGAGTACTTCGCCGACAATGGCACGCCGTCCGCTCCGCGGGGCATACCCGAGCCGCTGTGGCAGGTCGTGGCCACGCTGCTGCAGCCCGACCCACACGCGCGGTTCCGCACCGCCACGGGTGCGCGCAAGGCGCTCGCCTCGGCCATCGAGCTGCTGCCCGAGCCCGGCCCCGACGACGAGTTGGTCGAGGTCTTCGACCAAGTCGGGCCGCTCCCGGAGGGGTTCACCCCGGGGGGACCGCTTCGGCCCGCGCCGGGGGTGAGCGCGGGGGGCTTGTCGTCCGGGGCGCATGCGACGCGTCCAGACACCACCGCGACGCAACTCAGCCCTGACGACACACCGTCTTGGCCGGGCCCCGGCCCCGGCCCCGGCCCCGATGCCGACTCCAACTCGGGCTCGCGTTCGGGTTCGGGCTCCAACCCAGTCTCGGCGCTTGGCTCCAGCTCTGGTCCTGGCTCTGGACCCGCCTCCAGTTCCGGTGCTGGGCCCGCCTCCGATTCCGGTCCTGGGCTCGGCTCCAACCCCGTCTCGATGCCTGGCTCCGGCTCCGGCTCCGGCTCCGGCTCCGGGCCATGGCGGCACGGCTCGGGCGCGTTGTCTCAGGAGGTCGATTCCGTCGGCGTCTGGGCGGGGTCCGGCACCAATGGCGTACGACCGGAGCCCGTTACCGGTCATGCAGGACCCGAGTCCGGTGCCCGCCACATACGACCCGGGTCCGGCACCAGTCACGTGGAGCTGGAGCCCGGCGCCAATGGCGTACAGCCGGAGTCAGTCCCCAGCAACGTACGGCCGAAGCCCGCTCCCGACGGCGCACCGTCTCAACTCGCCCCCGACGCCCTCCCCCCGCAGCCGTCCACGATGTCGGACACCGGCAGCTTCCACCTCCCGCCACCGCGGCCGACCACTCCCGACGCGCAGCCGCAGTCCCGGCCCCAGCCCCAAGCGCAGCCCGAGCCCCAGCCCCCGCGGCAATCGCAGCCACAGCCTCAACCACAGCAGGCATGGCACGAGACGCAGCAGTTCCCCACGCCCCTTCGTCCGCGGCACCAGCCCGAGCAGCCGCCCACTCCCCCCACATCGCTCGTGCTCCCGGCGCCAACTCCCCTTTACGCTCAGCCTTTCGACCCCACCCCGACTCCCACGCCCACGCCCACGCCCACTCCCACTCCCACTCCCACGCAAGTGCCCTCCCCTCATGTGCCTGTGGCCCCGCCCGCGTACGCCTCTACTGCTTCATACACCGCTCGGTCCCCGCAGGTTCCGTCTCAGGCGGGAGCGGTTCCGGAGCGCCGTGGAAGGCGCGCACGGCCTCGTCCCGGGCCGCCCGCGAAGGTGGCTGTCCCGGTGCTGCTTCTCGCGCTGGCCTGCTTCGCCGTGGGTTTCTGGGCGCTGAGCCAGATCTGAGCGGGGCGACGCGCCCTACCAGCCCCGCGGAGCCCCGCGCTCCCACGGCGCCGGGGTCTGTATCTGGGTCTGGGGCTGCGTCTGCACACGAGCCGAAGCCGTGTCCGCGTCCTCCGGCGCCACCCGTGCCCGTCGCCGCGCGACCACCCTCCACACCCCGAGCGCCAGCACCAGCACGCTCCCCGTGCCGATCCCGCCGGCGGCGACCAGCTTCATCGTGCCGCTGCTGTCGCCGCTGCCACCGTCCCCGGTACCGGTCGAGCCGCCCACCGTGCCGTCGGCCGCGTCGTCGGATTCCTCCGCCGGGACGTCGAAGGCGTCACGTGGCGCTGCCTGCCCCGCGTAGGCGGGACCTGTCTGCGCCGTCCCGTCCACGCGCACGCGCAGCGTCAGCCCGAACGGTCCGTCGCCGATCTTGTCGGCGACCTGCTCGGCGAGGTGGACGACGAGGTAGTACGAGCCCGCGAACCGCATTCCGCTCACGCGGTCGTTGAATGCGTATCGGTTCTCGTACGCGACGGGCGGCAGTGGATCGAGCGCGGCCGAGCGCTGGCCGCCGTCGTAGCCGGCGCCGACGTCGTCGACGAAGCCGCGTACGGGGTTGTAGAGGGACAGGACGAGAGCGGTGCCGATATTGCCGCCGTTGCTACGGCTCGAACTGCCCAGGTCGGCGGTGGCGTAGAGCTGTTGCCCCCAGTCGACCGGCACTTTGTAGAAGAGGGTCTGCCCGGGGCTGATCCTGTCCTGCCAGATGCCCTGCCGCAGTGAGCTCGCCGTGGTGAAGCCCGCGCCGCCCTTACGGCGCTTCGAACTCCCGGCGAGGGCGTCGGGCGACGCGGAATTCCAGGCCTCGGGCGCGCTCGTCGAACCGGACGCCTTCTTGAGGCTGGGCTCCGACACATAGCTGAGTTCCAGGTCCCAGTCGCCGGACGAGGATCCCGTCGTACCGCTGCGTGTGACGACCACGTAGTACGTCCCGGCCGTCTGGCAGGCGTACTGGTTGCCGCTCGTTTCGCGTGACGCCCAGGCGGCGATGGGGTGGGGGCTCTGGGTGGCGCCGAAGTGGGTGGTCCCGGAGAAGGAGCAGTTGCGGCTGTTGCCGTCCTGCACGGATACCTTGACGCCGTCCGAGTAGGAGACCGTCGTACCCGGCCTGGGGACGGCGGTGGCCGAGACGTAGACGTTGGACGTGTCGTCGAGTTCGAGGCGGTAGTAGAGCTTGGCGTCCCTGCCTATGGAGCTCCTGTAGGTCTTGCCCGGCGCAAGTTGTTCGGCGTCGGTGGTGTCCGCTGTGCCCTTGACGGTCGTGGCGTCCTCGGCGAAGGCGTACGGCGTTGGTGTCGCGGCGGCCGTCGTCTGTGTTCTGGCGGCAGTCGTCTGCGTTCCGGTGGCTGCCATCTGCGTTCTGGCGGTCGTCGTCTGCGCTCTGGCGGCCGCGGCGGCCTGCCCCGTCGACCCGATCGTCGCGCACACCGCCATGGCCATCGCCGCCGCTGCTGCCGCCGCCGCTGTGAACGCTCGGTTGTGCCACGCCATCGCACGCCGCCCCACCGTGCGCCGCCCCATCACGCGCCACCCCTCGTCGTAGCCCCGGACCGTGGCCCATCCTGCCCCGCCAGTCACCGCGCCACCCGTGCTATCCACAGGAGCGGCTGAAAGGGCTCGTCCGGACAGACATCAACTTTGCCAGGGCAATCAATCCATTCGCTCAAGCGAATTGAATGAGTCCCGAACGGGGTCACGAACGGAGTCCCGAACGAAGTCACGAACGAAGTTCCGAGCAGAGCCACGAACAAGGCCCTGAACAAGGCCCCTACAACACAAAACCCCGACCGCGATGGCGGCCGGGGTCTGCTCTGAGACTGTTGTCGATACTCACGAACCCGTGGGCACGGAGTCAGTCGCCTCCGTCCACAGATCCTGCTCGGCGCGATCCGCCTGGATCTGGCGGTACACGAGGAGCCCGCCGATGGCGGCCAGTGCGACCAGGAGAAGCTTCTTCACCGCGCGACCTCGTCTTTCGTTGACGTAGGGGACCTCTGGCGCCCGACTATACACACCGGCCGATATCGATCGGTGACCTGGATCGACCCTCAACTCCCGCCCGGTACGCAGCAGTAGAACCGGATGCGATCGCTCCGACTGGAGGGTGACCAGACCTCACAGACAGTGACTTTCGCCACGATCTCTGACTTTTCGGGGCTCTTGCGGCCATCCGGGTGGTGTTCATCTGAACATCGACGCGCCACGGGCGTCGGTCCACCACTTCGCGGCCCGCATACACATCATGAGGAAAGTACGCAAATCGCCTGACCCGAAAGTGAGGGGCCATGACCCAGAACAAGGTCATGAAGCTGTGGACCGCCATCGTCACCGCCTTCCTGGCGCTGTGCACGACGCTCGGACTCATCACGACCACCGCGGCCGCGGCCGTACCGCAGGCCGAGGCGCCCCGCAACAGCACGGCGGCCTCCCTGGCGGTGCCGGCGATGTCCTACTGGACCTGGTCCTACAGCAGGGCCCTGCCCCCCACGATGAAGCAACGCATCCGCGCCGAGGCCCACGGTTCCTCACCGAACTGCCGCCACCGCCCGCCCGCCGACGACGCCACGGCAGACCCCGCCGCCCTCTGCGAGTCCGAGACCGTCGCGGAACCCGACACGGCGCTCCAGAACTGAGCGATACGGCGTCGCCCCCAGCCCCCTCCAAGATCCCCTGACGTAGCGGCGAACTTGCGTACAAAGCAACCCAGGGCGAAGGCCCGGCAACTCATCCGAGTTGCCGGACCTTCGGCGTTCTGTTGTCGTCCCACGGATTCCACCGACGGACGATCCGGAGCACCGATTCCACCGGCGATCCAGAGCCGCGTTTCCCGCCGCCCCACCCACAGACGCCGTCTCAAAAGCACTCGTTCCCTCCTCCGTCCCCCCACTCGTCAAGACCTCTTTAGGAGTCGTAGGCTGAGGTGTGAGCTGTTGGCTTGCTGACGTGTCAGCCCGCTGACACGTCAGGCCCCGCATGACGGATCGGTGAGGATCAGTGCCAAAGGCGTACGAAGTGATCGCGGACGACCTCCGCCGGTCCATCCGGGAGGGCAAGCGCAAGCCTGGCGACAGGCTGCCGTCGGAAACCGATCTGGCGGGCCACTACAAGCGCAGCGTGCCGACCGTTCAAAACGCCCTTCGGGTCCTGAACGAAGAAGGGCTGATCGACAAGCAGCACGGCCGCGGCAACTTCGTCCGTCGCCCGCGCACGCCGGCGCGGCGCTCGAACCTTCGCCATCAGTGGGAGAAGAACCGGGCTCGCGAGCCGGTGGAGGAGCGGGCACAGACCGGAGCCACTGAGCATGACACCGGCCTTGAGCTGGATGACCTCGTCTTCTACGCGTCGTACCGCGAGATCAAGGCAGACAGGGACATCGCGGCGGTCATGGGTGTCCCTGAGGGAACGGCGCTGGTCGAGCGCTCCTATCGGACGCGTTGCGCCGCGGAGACCGCGCCCTTCAGCCTGGTGACCTCCTACCTCGTCCGCAACATGGTCGCGGAGAATCCCGACCTCGTCGACGAGACAAAGGAACCGTGGCCAGGGGGCTCGCAGAACCAGCTCTACACCGTCGGCATTGAAGTGGCCCGTATCGAGGAGCGCGTCACCGCCCGGCCGCCGACGCCGGAAGAGGCGGCGGAACTGGAGCTGCCGCGCGGGACCTCGGTGCTCGCCCTCCGGAAGACCTCGTACGACGTCAATGACCGCGTTGTGGATCTTTCCGACATCATCCTGCCCGGTGACCGCACCGAGCTGCTCTTCACCACTTCCCTGGAAAGGTGGTGAGTGCTGCCATGAGCCGGCGCATCATCATCGTCACCGCTGTCCACGGCCCCTCGGCCAAGTTCCTGCCCGAGGCCTACAAGTCACTGTCCGAGCAGGAGCTTCCGGACGGCTGGGAGTGGCACTGGGTCATCCAGGAGGACGGGAAGACGGACGACGTCGCCCCGTACGTCCCCGCCGACGAGCGCGTCACCTTCCGGCAGGGCCGGCCGGGGGGTCCTGGTGTCGCCCGAACCGTCGCTCTCGCCCATGCTGACGGCGAGTACGTCAAAGTGCTGGACGCCGACGACCAGCTGGCTCCGGGCACGCTCGCGCGCGACCTGGCCGCACTTGAGAATGACCGCACTGTCGGATGGGCCACGTCGCGAGTCCTGGACTTCATGCCCGACGGCTCCACGGTCGGCTTCCCGGGCGACCCCGACAACGGCCCGATCGAGCGCGGAGCCGTGCTCGACTACTGGAAGGCGAATGGTTTCCGCGCCCAGGTCCACCCGGCGACGCTCTTCGTGCGGCGTGACCTCCTGCTCGCTCTTGGCGGCTGGATGGCGCTTCCCGCCTCGGAAGACACTGGCCTGCTGCTCGCACTGAACTCCGTGAGCCGCGGGTGGTTCTCCGAGGAGGTGGGGCTCCTCTACCGGAAGTGGGAGGGGCAGGCCACCGGCCAGGCATCGCACACCGAACCCGCCGAGCGCGACGCACGCATGGCGGTCGTGGAGGCCAGGTCCCGAGCGCTCGCGCACTTCGAGTGGCACTACCCGATCACGGATTGACCGGCACCTCGTAGACGATCTCGCCCACATCAGCGGCGGTGAACGCCAGCTCCGACGCGCCAGCTCCGACGCGTCGGCTCTGTCGGCCGCAGCGACCGCATCGGCCTTGAACACGGGCTGAGTGGCGGTCAAACCGGAGTTCTGAGCCTCCGTCGCCTCCGTCGCCTCCGTTGCCTCCGCCGGCGGAGCCGCCACCCCCAGCGGAGCCGCCACCCCAATCCCATCGCTGCGGCGGCCACCACAGCGGCTGCCTCGAGTCCGCTTCCCCCGCGGCGAGGAGTTCTCCTGTCAGGGAAGGGTCTCCGCATCCACCCGAGAGAAGATCAAGTCGCTTTCGACGGTGACCGGCTCCCGCAACCGCACCGGCGCGAGGAGCTCCCCGCTCAACGCGGGCGGATAGCTCTCGGGTGCGTAGTCGTTGGCCAACCGGTAGGCGTAAAAGCCCGCGTCGGCCATCGTCTTCATCAGTTCCTCGGCCGAGTCGCCGAGTTGGGCCATACGGTCGGGGGTCACCTCGACGGTGATCTCCGCATCGGGCCGAAGCTTGTCCAGTACGGGCGCGAGGCCCCGGACGACGCTCCCCTCCGCGCCTTCGACATCGATCTTGATCACGCGGGCCTTCGCGATCTCCGAGGGATCCAGCAGTTCCGGCAGCGGGCAGGCCTCGATCTGGAACGTGGACTCGGCTGGACCGTCGTACGGAACGATGCTGTTCGCGCCCATGTTGCGCGAGCTGGCGAGCACGAACGTCAATGTCTTGTGACTGTCCGACACGGCGGCGTTGATCGCACGGACGTTGCGGCACTCATTGAGACTGACCTGCTGCAGCAGCCGCTGGTGGAAGACCGGCGAGGCCTCGATCGACACCACCTGGCCTTCATCGCCGACGAGCTGCGAGGCGAGGACGCTGAAGACACCGATGTTGGCGCCGACGTCGATGAAGCCGTCCCCGGGCTTCAGCCGGCTCTGGAGCCAGTTCGTCATGTTCGGCTCCCACGCGCCGAACAGGTACAGATACCGCTGGATCAGATCCTGTGTGTCGACGGCGAACCGGGCGCCGGACCGCGTCTCAACGACACGTCGACGAGGGTGCTCGCGAAGGTGCGGATTCAGGTAGTGCTTGGCCAGCGGCGCCTTACCGAGCGAGCCCGGGGCATCACGCACATACCGGCGGCCGAGGGTGACCAAGGCCTCTGAAATGGGGTTGCTCATCCGATCGCCTCTCCGCCGACTCCAGCGAAACCGTAGCGTGCGGCCTCTTCCGGTTCCCACCGATGCCAGGTTTCGCCGAGGGGGAGGAGCGCGAGGAGCTCGTGGGCATGGACGGTGCGGAGCGCTCGACACG containing:
- a CDS encoding serine/threonine-protein kinase; protein product: MGEVFAGRYELVDPIGRGGVGAVWRAWDHRRRRYVAAKVLQQSDAHALLRFVREQALRIDHPHVLAPASWAADDDKVLFTMDLVAGGSLVHLVNDYGPLPPPFVCTLLDQLLAGVAAVHAEGVVHRDIKPANVLLEATGTARPRLRLSDFGIAMRLGEPRLTETNYVVGTPGYFAPEQMMGAEPDFPADLFAVGLVALYLLEGAKPDAKALIEYFADNGTPSAPRGIPEPLWQVVATLLQPDPHARFRTATGARKALASAIELLPEPGPDDELVEVFDQVGPLPEGFTPGGPLRPAPGVSAGGLSSGAHATRPDTTATQLSPDDTPSWPGPGPGPGPDADSNSGSRSGSGSNPVSALGSSSGPGSGPASSSGAGPASDSGPGLGSNPVSMPGSGSGSGSGSGPWRHGSGALSQEVDSVGVWAGSGTNGVRPEPVTGHAGPESGARHIRPGSGTSHVELEPGANGVQPESVPSNVRPKPAPDGAPSQLAPDALPPQPSTMSDTGSFHLPPPRPTTPDAQPQSRPQPQAQPEPQPPRQSQPQPQPQQAWHETQQFPTPLRPRHQPEQPPTPPTSLVLPAPTPLYAQPFDPTPTPTPTPTPTPTPTPTQVPSPHVPVAPPAYASTASYTARSPQVPSQAGAVPERRGRRARPRPGPPAKVAVPVLLLALACFAVGFWALSQI
- a CDS encoding DLW-39 family protein; the encoded protein is MKKLLLVALAAIGGLLVYRQIQADRAEQDLWTEATDSVPTGS
- a CDS encoding DUF6344 domain-containing protein encodes the protein MTQNKVMKLWTAIVTAFLALCTTLGLITTTAAAAVPQAEAPRNSTAASLAVPAMSYWTWSYSRALPPTMKQRIRAEAHGSSPNCRHRPPADDATADPAALCESETVAEPDTALQN
- a CDS encoding GntR family transcriptional regulator; this translates as MPKAYEVIADDLRRSIREGKRKPGDRLPSETDLAGHYKRSVPTVQNALRVLNEEGLIDKQHGRGNFVRRPRTPARRSNLRHQWEKNRAREPVEERAQTGATEHDTGLELDDLVFYASYREIKADRDIAAVMGVPEGTALVERSYRTRCAAETAPFSLVTSYLVRNMVAENPDLVDETKEPWPGGSQNQLYTVGIEVARIEERVTARPPTPEEAAELELPRGTSVLALRKTSYDVNDRVVDLSDIILPGDRTELLFTTSLERW
- a CDS encoding glycosyltransferase family 2 protein, whose product is MSRRIIIVTAVHGPSAKFLPEAYKSLSEQELPDGWEWHWVIQEDGKTDDVAPYVPADERVTFRQGRPGGPGVARTVALAHADGEYVKVLDADDQLAPGTLARDLAALENDRTVGWATSRVLDFMPDGSTVGFPGDPDNGPIERGAVLDYWKANGFRAQVHPATLFVRRDLLLALGGWMALPASEDTGLLLALNSVSRGWFSEEVGLLYRKWEGQATGQASHTEPAERDARMAVVEARSRALAHFEWHYPITD
- a CDS encoding FkbM family methyltransferase; the encoded protein is MSNPISEALVTLGRRYVRDAPGSLGKAPLAKHYLNPHLREHPRRRVVETRSGARFAVDTQDLIQRYLYLFGAWEPNMTNWLQSRLKPGDGFIDVGANIGVFSVLASQLVGDEGQVVSIEASPVFHQRLLQQVSLNECRNVRAINAAVSDSHKTLTFVLASSRNMGANSIVPYDGPAESTFQIEACPLPELLDPSEIAKARVIKIDVEGAEGSVVRGLAPVLDKLRPDAEITVEVTPDRMAQLGDSAEELMKTMADAGFYAYRLANDYAPESYPPALSGELLAPVRLREPVTVESDLIFSRVDAETLP